Within Spirochaetota bacterium, the genomic segment TTTTATTTATAAGCAAGTAATATACCCAAATATAATATAATTAATTTTATATATATAAATAATAGTGTTTAAATTTGAAACTATATATGTTTAGAAATAAAACGGAGATTTTAAAAATGTAAAATGTATGATTTACGATTTAATAAAATTTTAAATAAAATATTTATTTGAATCGGCTATTGACAAACATTAACCGTCAAGATTTTTAAATTATCGTTTCTCATTGCATCTATTGATATTCTTGTTGTGATGTTTTCAAATTCTAAAATTTGAAATGTTTTTATTTGGCATTTACAATCTGACATTTGTCATCTAGAATTGTTTTTTTCATCAGGCATTTGGCATTTGACTTTGCCTTTATTCACCATCCCAAATCATCTTTGATATTTGCATCTATCCAACCTTTCAGAGCATTTGCTATTTTTTCATGTGCAGCCACAGTTGGATGTGTATTATCTCCTGCGTATTCTGATGATTGCAAAGGGAATCCTGATGCTATGGGGGGATTATTAATAGGCACATAAAAAATCTTCGGATCATTTTTATTGGTTACAACTTCATTAATATAATCACCTGCTGTTTTTCCCATCCATGATGGTATGGGTTCCGTACATAAAATAAATGCATTAGGATAATAAGAACGTAAAGTTGTTAAAAAATTAGAATACGCATTCTGAAAAGCTGTTTTATCAGGTGTTCCTGATGAAAAATCATTTGTTCCAAGTGCAATGACCACAACATCTGCTTGCCAACCACTAAAATTCCAATCAGGAGTTGTTGGTGTAGGAGTCATTTCAAAAAATACTTTTGGATAAACAGTTGGCATTGTGGCTGGCGGATTACAACCATTACAATTTCTATATATACCAATACCACCACGGCATATTGTCATCCACTCTGCACCATACATTCTTGCAAGCATTGGTCCAAAAGTCAAATCCCCATTTGAAATACAGCCACCCCATTCATTAGGACATGGGTTACTTCCCTGCCATTCATTTAAAGCACCACAAGTTATTGAATCACCTATAAATTCCATTTTCCTTGTTGGTCTAGGACCTGGGTCATAAAGTGTTTTACCCATATCAAGACCAAATCCGGCAAAATTAACAATACCGCTCATTCCTTCACTTGTTCTAACCAACATAATTTTATGT encodes:
- a CDS encoding GDSL-type esterase/lipase family protein, which produces MYFFQPTGNYNGSVYVDYFTITPYTYSVVKADNPNIQYYGRWDRTDAVVAKSGWGTTYIIAGFYGTSLTLRLSAWDTRFAYAIDDFSDHKNFIKIRVKNQKDQYYATPTQTPYTITGLTDGPHKIMLVRTSEGMSGIVNFAGFGLDMGKTLYDPGPRPTRKMEFIGDSITCGALNEWQGSNPCPNEWGGCISNGDLTFGPMLARMYGAEWMTICRGGIGIYRNCNGCNPPATMPTVYPKVFFEMTPTPTTPDWNFSGWQADVVVIALGTNDFSSGTPDKTAFQNAYSNFLTTLRSYYPNAFILCTEPIPSWMGKTAGDYINEVVTNKNDPKIFYVPINNPPIASGFPLQSSEYAGDNTHPTVAAHEKIANALKGWIDANIKDDLGW